Part of the Candoia aspera isolate rCanAsp1 chromosome 1, rCanAsp1.hap2, whole genome shotgun sequence genome, AATTATCCTTGGAGAGAAGAAAACAAGTATTTCCTGATGGAGCTTGAAGGCCGGGAGACATTCCTGAGAACTTTTGGGCTCAGGGTTGCTCAGGCTGGACTGGGCAAACCGGTGGCAGCCTGGATAGATGATTCTTCTCGCCCTGAACTGGTGGAAAAAAGCCCCTTTTAGGGCACAATCTGCAATATTTGCAACCTATGCGAATCAGGAAACGAACACTTGAGTTTGACCGGGGACTGCAGCTACTAAAAACCCCTAACCCTTTTCAATCCAGGGAACTGCAAGTGGATCCGGACCCCCGTGGTGATCTACACGACGCATGTAGCTACTGCAGTGACTGCTTGCCTGGCCCAGATCCTGTTTGCCGATTCCTCCAACGCCCAAGTCCCCAGCCCACAGACCCTGCGGGAACGCCTGACGCTGTCTGCCGTCTACGCCCCTTACTTAGCGATTCCCCTCCTGATGCTGCTTTTTGTGCTCTTCAGTCCTGCATATAACcaagtggaaaaaaggaaaaagaaataaaaccatcGGCCCTCCTCTCTCAGGAAGGGAACCGTGCAAATTAGGCAAGGGGAGGTGTGTTTGTGTCCCTCGGGGGCAGAGCCTGGCCAAGGCCTCGGCAGACCTGTCAGGTGGGAAATGCTCTCGGAGGGATCTCAGGAAACCACTCTGAAAAAGTGTTATGCCataaaataacctttttttcttgcaaaagggGTCATTTCCCCAACTAGAGGTGAAGAGAGCACCAGACAGTGAGGAAATGATTGAAAACCAATTGGTTACTGCACCAGCTTGAAAGCTTTTCCTTAACCGCAGGACAATTCCAGATGAAAGATTGCTAATGCATTCCCTCCCTGAGCAGAGGGCATGGGGAGAGGTGGTGTGAACGGCCACTTCTGCACAAGGAAATACTGCTTTTCTGCAGCGCAGATTTGGTTTTGTGGCAAGTATGGCCAACAAccccaggagggagggggagtaAAGATGGCAGATGTAggttaaaaagggggcagggctttgactggATGGTCATGACTGCCATCTAGACTTTGCTGACCTCCACCTTGGACTCCCCTGctaaaaaatcaagttctacaccagtgtttcccgacctggacaactttaagatgtgtggacttcaactcccagaattccccagccagctaatgctgGGAActaatgctggttggggaattctgggagttgaagtccacacatcttaaaagttgtccaggttgagaaacactgtcctacacaATGCCCAAACAGCAAAGGAGGTTAGGGTTAGGCTGGGAAGCTGTTCATCTGAGTGGCCATCACGACAACGAGCCCCAACACCTGGGGACTAATCATGGCATTTACAGGACAATGTCATGGGATGTGTGTTTGTGTCCATCCAtccgtccttccttcctatttatatggctgtccctCTTGCCCCAGCCACTCTGAGCAGCGAGCAAAGTTGAAACGGGAACCATCATATAAAACCTTAAAACTTACAAAGctaaaaatataattcagaacAAAAACAGTGGCCAAGAATAAAAAGCTACATTTTATGGTCACATCAACCCACCTGGAGTTCACTAACTTTGTGACCCCCATGCTGGGCAAACAACCAGGTTTTCGATGCTTcctggaaggccagcagggtcagggccaatctgacctcaggTGGGAAGGGGCTCCTGGTGGCGGGGGCCATGACACAAAAACACACTccctgggtcctgcaagatgacattctCTAATTGATGGGCCCCAAAGTCTGTCCCTCCTGCTGGACCGAATGGGGCAGGTAGAGATCACTAGAGAGCGGCAGTCCTTCAAAGATCCTGGCCTGTGCCATGAAAGCTTTCTAGGTGACAGCCAGCAgtttgaactgcacccagaagcccactgggagctggtgcagctcacaaagcaaatGCATAACATCAAGAAATGCCCGTAATTTCCCAGGCCGCTGCATTCAGGACCAATGGCAGCTTCTGGAGgtgcttcaagggcagccccatgaagagCATGTGGCAGTAATCCACTgaggaggtgaccaaagcatgactGACCAAACGCAGTGCCTCCCAGCCTAGGAacgggtgcaactggtgcacagcacagaGCTTTCTGGCCTCCTCATGATTTgctgtggacatccctgtctggtttcaaagctgaagaatcTTGAGTGTTCTAGCCTTTCTTGCAGGGGAAATGCTTGCCCTGTGTTTTGATTGCCCTCTTCTGCACTTCCTCCAGCTCTGTGGCTTCCTTTTTCAAATGCAGCAATAAGACGTGTTCTCAGCCCAGATTTCTTGACCATGAAGTAGCCTAACAATTGAGTGCGGTGGCCCTACATTGCCAACTCCTGAGTGATGTGGCTGGCTCCGAAACTGGGTCTTCCTATGTAAGATGGGGAATAGATCTTCTTCTCCCTGGTTGGGGAAGGGAGATGATAGAAATCCCCAAGCTCTATTTTCATTTCCAACCAGGGAACTGTGAGGAATCTGGCCCCTTTAAAGCTGTAAAAGAGCCTTTTGAATTTCACTTTCAATCCTAAACAATGCATTTTCTTTGAATCCCCTTTTTGACCAATGAGCTTCCCACTGACCATGAAGCCTTTCAGTCTGAATTTGGACAGATTAATCTTCTCTACCCCAGTTTTCCCCACCTTCAATTCTAGGAGTTGCATTCCCAACACCCTCCCCAAATCAAACATGACAATGTTCTCAACTGCACCAAACCTGGTACCCAGGAAGACAGCAGACTAgaaatatggagtccttggtgagcTCAGagattggttgtttgcttgcagacatttaattATCCAAccaagtaacatcatcagtgcacactgatgatgttacctagttaggtcatgaaacgtctgcaagcgaaCAACCGATCTCTGAgcacaccaaggactccacagttcatccctgagctacgtatatccTCTTCTATTGAGGCTAAAAATAATCATGATAATTATTTTACAAGTGGGATCTCCCCAGGCAGGAACCCcgccccccgcctcctcccatagTCAGCATTTGTTATTTTGGAGAACCCTCCTccattttggatttcttttttctaaagaTGTGGGATATTTCTGTAAAGTCTGGGGTTCCCTCAAGCCTTCAACAACCCCTCTTCTATGTGATGCAGTTTCAGCTTTGCAAGAATCAGAAACATTAGAAGAAAAGGGAATTACTTTTTAACCGTCGTTTCAAGGCTGAGTATTTTGTTTGGACTGGGAGATTGGCAAACTACAGTGAGCATTCAGGCATGCACTTTGCCTTCCCAAGAGTAAGGGCTGCTCAACAGGGGAACAGGTTGCTGGAGGTGGTGGGCTCCTTCGCGCTGCAGGTGGTTAAAGAGAGGCCAGATGGCCGTCTGCTGGGGATGCCATAGTAGATtagtgaattcctgcactgggctgtgggttggactagatgatctccaaggtcccctCAATTCCCTAATTCGTGCTTCTTGGTAAAGGGAATTGCTACTTCACCTGTGGCCTCTTTTTCTGCCTGCACGGTTGGAAGAGACGATACCGTAGAGTGCACTATTTCATTTATAAGTACAATGAATAACAATATTGCCGGCAGGCTTTTTCAGAAGAAATTGTCCCCAGATGGGCACGTTCCATAGTAGCAACGCCTAAATTAGGGACTTCAGTTGTACATTGTCCAATCGCATCATTTCTCCCCAAATCATTATTTTCTACAAAGGCAGAGTGAGAGACACAAAGGCAATTGAAACATTTCCCTTCTCTCCAAAAATGGGATACCTGGATTACGAGGGTAGCACTAGTGCAAGATGCCTCCAAAAgaagtgtttgtttttttctctttaaaatgcctccccccccccatgtggACCATCAGTGTTACATTTCATGTTCTATCTACTTGGCAGAAAAGCAGTTTCTGAAGGCGATGGatataggacagtgtttctcaacctcggcaactttaagatgggcacatttcaactcccagaatttctcagctgGGATCTGACATCTGCATgttttaaagcatgctggctggggaatcctgggagctgaaatccacccatcttaaagcatgctgcttggggaattttgggagctgaaatctgcccatcttaaagcatgctggctggggaatcctgggagctgaagtctacacatttcaaagttgctgagattgagaaacactgatatactgTAGGATCATCGTGGCACAGCTGTTTGGGCATTGTAGTCTCTGGGCTTAATGATTATATGGAAGGAGGTCTTTAGAAACTTTGTGCCTTATTACATTTACTTCAAAACACAAAAAAGGCTCACCTCTTCCTGAATGGAGCACTCCAGACGCCTGTCCCCAAATCCTGCCCTGAAAGACCCCTATTCAGTGAAATAAAACCATTGCTTACTTAATGCATTAATGTTTCTTTGATGAGGTTACAGTCCAAATAAAATACGGAAGGAGGGCTCTGTCCAGTTAACGCTCAGCCTTTGCTGAAATCAGTGGCTGGATCTGATTTTCTAAGCAAAAAGACTCAACCTATCTGCAGGAGGAATTCACATTCAGCCTACATTGACAAGTGGATTTCCAGAGTAGTGTGAGTTTCACTGGATTGAATGGGCTTTCTCCCCCTCAGGCTGCAGAGGGCCAGGATGGTAAATATTGCTGGAATAGACATCCAGCTTGAAGGCAGGAAAAAGAATCGCTACCATGTATTGATTGGCAACTGTCATGTTGCAACATAGAGTATTGTAACAAAAAAGAGGATGATCCCTGAAAGAATTAACAGATTTGAAGAATGTGACAGCCTTTCTCAGCCCGGTGCCCTGCAGAACTCCCATCATGCCCAGCCAGGATGTTTCTAGGccagggattatgggaattgaagatCCAATCCACCTGGAATGCAACTGTTGGGGAAGGTTTACATCTAGCTAGTTTATGGCCATTTTAGGACGTCTTCAGGGTGCCAGAGACTCTGTGGTCTCAGCTGCACCTGTTCAAGATGCCAGGAAGTCTCTTGGAAAGAGCAACAAAATGAGACAGCATAGTAGGATCCAGTTCAGTTCAAAGCGGGACAAGGGTCTTTCTGGGACTTTCCAAACGGATGCTGAGCTTCCACGGAGAAGACCCCACTGGCTGGATGCACTGTCTCCAGGCCATGAAAGCGGAGTCCCCAATAAATCTGTGGCTCTTTAAGGCATGCTTGCTGTGACGGACTTAAAGCTTCCAATCGTCGTATCAGGGAGGCACTGATATGCACATAGCAGTATAGCTATCCAAACCACCTTTTTACCCAGGTAGAAAGGGAGCGCCTCACCTGCTGTCACTCTCCTGCTGCAGGCTATGACGACACAGCCGTACAGCCAACTTTCGCTTAGCTGCGTGGGACGACCACCAATGTGTGTCTAATTGCAGCTGCTTGTGGGAAAACAGGTGGGTGCAGAGAGATCCCGCCCCACATAAGCTAGCGGCTACTGGGGCAAAGAATTCCCATCTCCACCAGCCAGGTGGATGGGTTGAAGGAGGGTCATCCACATCTGGGGCCAGCGTGGATAAACCCGTGCTGGCCAGGGGAAGGCGCAGCTGAGAGTCACAGGGGGCCCAGCAGTGGTGCAAAGGCAGAGGGGTCCTCCCCAGCCCAGGAGCAGGGCCAGACCACCCCCTCCCCAGACAGCCTGCAAAGTAGCCAGAGGAAGTTCTCCCTCTGGCCGTTCATCCGAGGCAGTTGGCACCACAAAGGGGCTGCGCTGCTGCCTTCTCCTGGCCAGCAATTGTGCCCCCCTGCCTGGAAATGCAACGCTTGGGGCTGCTTTGGGCCATGAGACCTTTTCCAGGTGGTTCTCTGAGATCCCTGCGAGAGCATTTCCCAGCTGACGGGTCCGCCGAGGGCTTGGCCAGGCTCTGCCCCCGAGGGACACAAACACACCTCCCCTTGCCTAATTTGCACGGTTCCCTTCCTGAGGGAGGAGGGCcgatggttttctttttccttttttccacttgGTTATATGCAGGACTGAAGAGCACAAAAAGCAGCATCAGGAGGGGAATCGCTAAGTAAGGGGCGTCGACGGCAGACAGCGTCAGGCGTTCCCACGGGGTCTGTGGGCTGGGGACTTGGGCGTTGGAGAAGCCGGCAAACAGGATCTGGGCCAGGCAAGCAGTCGCTGCAGTAGCTACATGCGTCGTGTAGATCACCACGGGGGTCCGGATCC contains:
- the LOC134488639 gene encoding sigma intracellular receptor 2-like; translation: MGEAARGHLAVNWSALGRWDPAHLLPGGTRLFRFLTWYTTTVKDPLMGHPGPWFKSFLCMESIAPLFFFPVAAYAFWKGNCKWIRTPVVIYTTHVATAATACLAQILFAGFSNAQVPSPQTPWERLTLSAVDAPYLAIPLLMLLFVLFSPAYNQVEKRKKKTIGPPPSGREPCKLGKGRCVCVPRGQSLAKPSADPSAGKCSRRDLREPPGKGLMAQSSPKRCISRQGGTIAGQEKAAAQPLCGANCLG